In a genomic window of Staphylococcus taiwanensis:
- a CDS encoding DNA translocase FtsK: MSWFDDLFSNNDNSDDELLRRKSKRRHDSKTQMNNDDTLLPENNDIYDRPKGKFRFPIEVGRDNEDYEEAIYHEDDEYLHSSNYNNDNDQNVNHFEDNQFIYDSAQDTRKRRRRHHTNIDDTGIPSIKSRSSQPQTSTSRNNVSKRTNGNSYKMNADTNYNPDNHQSRYKLQSERFKSSYKLSSDSTYHRPSFKTSEVPSAIFGTKKRRPIKNGVIPPADDSIDESSDILSKSSDKTAEQSTYSNSANVQSAEKNNDTELNHGKSSYVSEDSESLNQSSNGDKEKEERIPNYSQRDNTVNIENIYASQIVEEIRRERERKAQQKRKFKKALQNKRQQADEDQDGIQKAIDEMYAKQAEQYIGESSLNEDEVLFNNEVQNHSNDANRYGVDNTFEPKNESNVIDENIQTNGSNDEDAHIQNESIQENSSDSYNYEEIDLNQVSKVQQVDQDDVQVKDISQEDAYQESLDNDIDVGNESTTNSSENLNDHHNIGHQNDSTHNDMNNTETDANFEDINEVTSVNSKVSNDITFDNNSHEASDNDIDEAYYREIDSDSTSDVHANTSNNDIEQEHSSNSNNQHIDYLGNAVESDVEYAPKHSVDNDSNTPNNDNLSNEPKLDVDNRELSNEDNNDDKHSSTENDAHIDINEKEKHVDHSESLQKDTTAKVQQRSIKPGSKPFNVVMTPSDKKRMMDAKKNNQVRSKVNVPELKPETKNVQTSINNNEDQNTNVNKQMKDDQSSQSDFIVDDNISLNNENFKTEDKANSDNLDANDISNLNTSSSSKEGLDQHELEPTNQHETHEHLQQDNQRHPDNQSNIQKPAIRKGPNIKLPSIDLLEDPEEQEIDESWIEEKKQELNDAFYYFNVPAEVQKVTKGPSVTRFELAVEKGVKVSRITALQDDIKMALAAKDIRIEAPIPGTSLVGIEVPNLNPTKVNLKSIIDSQKFKNTESKLTVAMGNRINNEPLLMDIAKTPHALIAGATGSGKSVCINSILMSLLYKNHPEELRLLLIDPKMVELAPYNDLPHLVSPVITDVKAATQSLKWAVEEMERRYKLFAKFHVRNITAFNKKAPYEQRMPKIVIVIDELADLMMMAPQEVEQSIARIAQKARACGIHMLVATQRPSVNVITGLIKANIPTRIAFMVSSSVDSRTILDSGGAERLLGYGDMLYLGSGMNKPIRVQGTFVSDEEIDDVVDFIKEQREPDYLFEEKELLKKNQTQAQDELFDDVCEFMVREGHISTSLIQRHFQIGYNRAARIVDQLEQLNYISGANGSKPRDVFITESDLKKD, encoded by the coding sequence ATGAGTTGGTTTGATGATTTATTTAGCAACAATGATAATTCAGATGATGAATTGTTAAGACGTAAAAGCAAACGTCGTCATGACTCTAAAACACAAATGAATAACGATGATACATTACTTCCTGAAAATAACGATATTTATGATCGACCAAAAGGAAAATTTCGATTTCCAATAGAGGTTGGACGGGATAATGAAGACTACGAAGAGGCTATTTATCATGAAGACGATGAATATTTGCATTCATCTAATTATAATAATGATAACGACCAAAATGTAAATCACTTTGAAGACAATCAATTTATTTATGATAGTGCTCAAGATACGCGTAAACGACGTAGAAGACATCATACCAATATAGACGATACAGGGATACCTTCTATAAAAAGTAGATCTTCACAACCTCAAACATCGACATCCCGTAATAATGTATCTAAAAGAACAAATGGCAATAGTTATAAAATGAACGCTGATACTAATTATAATCCTGATAATCATCAGTCACGTTATAAATTACAATCTGAACGGTTTAAATCGAGTTATAAATTGAGTTCTGATTCTACATATCATCGTCCAAGTTTTAAAACATCGGAAGTTCCGTCAGCAATTTTTGGCACCAAAAAGCGTAGACCTATTAAAAATGGTGTCATACCACCTGCTGATGATTCGATTGATGAAAGTTCTGATATTCTGTCTAAATCATCTGACAAAACTGCTGAACAATCAACATACAGTAATTCTGCGAACGTTCAATCAGCTGAGAAAAATAATGATACCGAGCTTAACCATGGTAAATCAAGTTATGTTTCAGAAGATAGTGAAAGCTTAAATCAGAGTAGTAATGGTGACAAAGAAAAAGAAGAACGTATTCCTAACTATTCACAACGTGATAATACAGTAAATATTGAGAATATTTATGCTTCACAAATCGTCGAAGAAATTAGACGTGAGCGTGAACGTAAAGCCCAACAAAAACGTAAATTTAAAAAAGCATTACAAAATAAACGTCAACAAGCTGATGAAGATCAAGACGGTATACAAAAAGCTATAGATGAAATGTATGCTAAACAAGCGGAACAATATATTGGTGAAAGTTCATTAAATGAAGACGAAGTTTTATTTAATAATGAAGTACAAAATCATAGTAATGATGCGAATCGTTACGGCGTCGATAATACATTTGAACCCAAAAATGAGTCTAATGTTATTGATGAAAACATTCAAACTAATGGTTCTAATGATGAAGATGCTCATATTCAAAATGAATCGATTCAAGAAAATTCCAGTGATTCATACAATTATGAAGAAATTGATTTAAACCAAGTCTCAAAAGTACAACAAGTTGATCAAGATGATGTACAAGTTAAAGATATTTCACAAGAAGACGCTTATCAAGAAAGTCTAGATAATGATATAGATGTTGGTAATGAATCTACAACTAACTCAAGTGAAAACTTAAATGACCATCACAATATTGGACATCAAAATGATTCAACACATAATGATATGAACAATACAGAAACTGACGCTAATTTTGAAGACATTAATGAAGTAACTTCAGTAAATTCAAAAGTGTCAAATGATATTACTTTTGATAATAATTCACATGAAGCTTCCGATAATGATATTGACGAGGCTTATTATCGTGAAATTGATAGCGATTCAACATCTGATGTACATGCAAATACAAGTAACAATGATATAGAACAAGAGCATTCGTCAAATTCTAATAATCAGCATATTGACTATCTTGGTAACGCTGTTGAATCAGATGTAGAATATGCGCCTAAGCATTCGGTTGATAATGATTCAAATACACCAAACAATGATAATCTAAGTAATGAACCTAAACTTGATGTAGATAATCGCGAACTTTCAAACGAAGATAATAATGATGATAAACATAGTTCCACTGAAAATGATGCACATATAGATATAAATGAAAAAGAAAAACACGTTGATCATTCTGAATCTCTACAAAAAGACACAACAGCAAAAGTACAACAACGCTCGATTAAGCCAGGTAGCAAGCCTTTTAATGTTGTTATGACACCATCTGATAAAAAACGTATGATGGATGCTAAAAAGAATAATCAAGTACGTAGCAAAGTCAATGTGCCTGAATTAAAACCAGAAACTAAAAATGTACAAACTTCAATAAATAATAATGAAGATCAAAATACAAATGTTAATAAACAAATGAAAGATGATCAATCAAGTCAAAGTGATTTCATTGTTGATGATAATATTTCATTGAATAATGAAAATTTTAAAACTGAAGACAAAGCGAATTCAGATAATTTAGATGCTAATGATATTTCTAATCTTAATACAAGTAGTTCTTCCAAAGAGGGATTAGATCAACATGAATTAGAACCAACAAACCAGCATGAAACTCATGAGCATTTACAACAAGATAATCAAAGACACCCAGATAATCAGTCAAACATTCAAAAACCAGCAATTAGAAAAGGGCCTAATATTAAGCTTCCAAGTATAGATTTATTAGAAGACCCTGAGGAACAAGAAATTGATGAATCGTGGATAGAAGAGAAAAAGCAAGAGTTAAATGATGCATTTTATTATTTCAATGTTCCCGCTGAAGTTCAAAAGGTCACTAAAGGTCCAAGTGTGACTCGTTTTGAATTAGCTGTCGAGAAAGGTGTCAAAGTTTCGAGAATCACTGCTTTACAAGATGACATTAAAATGGCATTAGCCGCTAAGGACATAAGAATTGAAGCACCTATTCCAGGAACAAGTCTTGTAGGTATTGAAGTACCTAATTTAAATCCTACAAAAGTTAATTTGAAATCGATTATAGATAGTCAAAAATTCAAGAATACTGAATCGAAATTAACTGTAGCAATGGGTAACCGCATTAATAATGAACCGTTATTAATGGATATTGCTAAAACGCCCCATGCATTGATTGCTGGTGCGACTGGCTCTGGTAAATCAGTTTGTATCAATAGTATTTTAATGTCATTATTATATAAAAATCATCCTGAGGAATTAAGATTATTATTAATCGACCCTAAGATGGTTGAACTGGCACCATACAATGATTTACCACATCTAGTATCACCAGTTATTACAGATGTTAAAGCGGCTACACAAAGCTTAAAATGGGCGGTTGAAGAAATGGAGCGTCGCTATAAACTATTTGCGAAGTTCCATGTAAGAAACATAACCGCATTTAATAAAAAAGCACCATACGAGCAAAGAATGCCAAAAATTGTTATTGTTATTGATGAATTAGCAGATTTAATGATGATGGCACCACAGGAAGTTGAACAATCAATTGCTAGAATTGCTCAAAAAGCACGTGCATGTGGTATTCATATGCTAGTAGCAACGCAACGACCTTCTGTTAACGTTATTACTGGTTTAATCAAAGCTAATATTCCTACTAGAATTGCCTTTATGGTGTCTTCAAGCGTTGATTCTAGAACTATTTTAGATAGTGGAGGCGCAGAACGACTATTAGGTTATGGAGACATGTTATATTTAGGTAGTGGAATGAATAAACCTATACGTGTACAAGGTACATTTGTTTCGGATGAAGAAATCGATGATGTCGTTGATTTCATTAAAGAACAAAGAGAACCTGATTATCTTTTTGAAGAAAAGGAATTATTGAAAAAGAATCAAACTCAAGCTCAAGATGAGTTGTTTGATGATGTATGTGAATTCATGGTCAGAGAGGGCCACATTTCAACTTCTTTAATTCAAAGACATTTTCAAATAGGATATAATCGTGCTGCACGTATTGTAGATCAATTAGAACAATTAAATTACATTTCTGGTGCAAATGGTTCTAAACCAAGAGATGTATTTATTACTGAATCAGATTTAAAGAAAGATTAA
- a CDS encoding UDP-N-acetylmuramate--L-alanine ligase, translating to MTHYHFVGIKGAGMSSLAQIMHDLGHEVQGSDIEKYVFTEVALKNKGIKILPFSADNIKEGMVVIQGNAFPDTHEEIVKAHDLKLDVIRYHDFLGHVIDQYTSVAVTGAHGKTSTTGLLSHVMNGDKKTSFLIGDGTGMGLPASDYFAFEACEYRRHFLSYHPDYAIMTNIDFDHPDYFKDIDDVASAFQSMAHNVKKAIIAWGDDQHLRELKADVPIYYYGLSKNDDVYADNIQITEKGTEFDVYINGEYYDQFLTPQYGDHNIQNALAVITISYLEKMDVNNIKEALETFGGVKRRFNETIIAKQVLVDDYAHHPREISATIETARKKYPNKEIVAVFQPHTFSRTQAFLDEFATSLSKADHVFLCEIFGSIRENTGDLTIQDLINRIDGSALIDENNIDVLEKFENAVILFMGAGDIQKLQRAYEEKVGMTNEF from the coding sequence ATGACGCATTATCATTTTGTTGGTATTAAAGGCGCAGGTATGAGTTCATTAGCACAAATCATGCATGATTTAGGCCATGAAGTGCAAGGCTCAGATATAGAGAAATACGTATTTACAGAAGTTGCATTAAAAAATAAAGGAATAAAAATTCTACCATTTAGTGCTGATAATATTAAAGAAGGCATGGTAGTCATTCAAGGTAATGCGTTCCCAGACACACATGAAGAAATTGTTAAAGCACATGATTTAAAATTAGATGTAATTCGTTACCATGATTTCTTGGGTCACGTTATCGATCAATATACATCAGTAGCTGTTACTGGTGCACATGGTAAAACGTCAACTACTGGTTTGTTATCTCATGTAATGAATGGTGATAAAAAAACATCATTCTTAATTGGAGATGGCACTGGTATGGGATTACCTGCAAGTGATTATTTTGCATTTGAAGCGTGTGAGTATCGTCGTCACTTCTTAAGTTATCATCCAGATTATGCCATTATGACAAATATAGATTTCGACCATCCTGATTACTTTAAAGATATCGATGACGTTGCTAGTGCTTTCCAAAGTATGGCACATAATGTTAAAAAAGCAATTATCGCTTGGGGTGATGATCAACATTTAAGAGAACTTAAAGCTGATGTCCCAATTTATTACTACGGTTTAAGTAAAAATGATGACGTTTATGCCGACAATATTCAAATTACTGAAAAAGGTACTGAATTTGACGTATACATTAATGGGGAATATTATGATCAATTTTTAACACCTCAATATGGAGACCATAATATTCAAAATGCTCTAGCAGTTATTACTATTAGCTACTTAGAGAAAATGGACGTAAATAACATTAAAGAAGCGTTAGAAACATTTGGCGGTGTAAAACGTCGCTTTAATGAAACTATTATCGCAAAACAAGTATTAGTAGACGATTATGCTCACCATCCAAGAGAAATTAGTGCTACAATTGAAACAGCACGTAAAAAATACCCTAATAAAGAGATAGTAGCAGTGTTCCAACCACATACATTTTCTAGAACACAAGCCTTTCTAGATGAATTTGCAACATCTTTAAGTAAAGCAGACCACGTCTTTTTATGTGAAATTTTCGGTTCAATTCGTGAAAATACTGGAGATTTAACTATACAAGATTTAATAAATCGTATTGACGGATCTGCATTAATCGATGAAAATAATATTGATGTATTAGAAAAATTTGAAAATGCTGTCATTTTATTTATGGGCGCAGGAGACATTCAAAAGTTACAACGTGCCTATGAAGAAAAAGTTGGCATGACAAATGAATTTTAA
- a CDS encoding DUF948 domain-containing protein: protein MDWILPIAGIIAAIAFLVLCIGIVVVLISVKKNLDHVAKTLDGVEGQVQGITRETTDLLHKANRLTEDIQDKVERLNSVVDGVKGIGDSVQNLNGSVDRVTNSITHNISQNEDKISQVVQWSNVAMEIADKWQNRHYRRGSANYRNGSVANDANHANQNYTTNVEKNF from the coding sequence ATGGATTGGATTTTACCAATTGCTGGAATTATCGCCGCGATTGCATTCTTAGTATTATGTATTGGAATCGTTGTCGTTTTAATTTCAGTTAAAAAGAATTTAGATCACGTGGCTAAAACACTTGATGGTGTTGAAGGTCAGGTTCAAGGTATTACTCGTGAAACAACTGATTTACTTCACAAAGCAAATCGCTTAACTGAAGACATTCAAGACAAAGTTGAACGTTTAAATTCTGTAGTTGACGGTGTTAAAGGCATTGGCGACTCAGTTCAAAACTTAAACGGATCAGTTGATCGTGTAACTAATTCAATTACACATAATATTTCTCAAAATGAAGATAAAATTTCTCAAGTAGTTCAATGGTCAAATGTTGCAATGGAAATTGCTGACAAATGGCAAAATAGACACTACCGTAGAGGAAGTGCAAACTACAGAAATGGTTCTGTAGCTAATGATGCAAATCATGCAAATCAAAATTATACTACAAACGTTGAGAAAAACTTTTAA
- a CDS encoding Maebl: MAQQNAIKAETTNNLADKSPQAQEIQEAKVEALAKDEKSTETEKASATELAAQQNAIKAETSSDLADQSPQAQEIQEAKAETLKDNESKKASATELAAQQNAIKAETSNDLADQSPQAQEIQEAKAETTKDKKSTEAKEVSTSELVAQQNAIKVESSKNNLSDSSQVNDTSNKQASSFAHRLASASKAKQDKLANDVKVANKTKALLAEPAIAKSSNKKVPSLITKSTKEFNKDEKQSKNEQNHATAKFESGVITHDSKSTQNKANKAKNNQQNGKNKTPKQQQRTEKAKSKIDKRTFND; encoded by the coding sequence GTGGCACAGCAAAATGCAATTAAAGCAGAAACAACAAATAATTTAGCAGATAAGTCTCCGCAAGCGCAAGAAATACAAGAAGCAAAAGTAGAAGCGCTTGCTAAAGATGAAAAATCTACTGAAACAGAAAAAGCTAGTGCTACTGAATTAGCAGCCCAACAAAATGCAATCAAAGCAGAAACATCAAGTGACTTAGCAGACCAATCACCACAGGCACAAGAAATACAAGAAGCTAAAGCAGAAACACTAAAAGACAATGAATCAAAAAAAGCTAGTGCTACTGAATTAGCAGCTCAACAAAATGCAATCAAAGCAGAAACATCAAATGACTTAGCAGATCAATCACCACAAGCGCAAGAAATACAAGAAGCCAAAGCAGAAACAACAAAAGATAAAAAATCTACTGAAGCAAAAGAAGTAAGTACTTCAGAATTAGTTGCTCAACAAAACGCAATTAAAGTAGAGTCATCAAAAAATAATCTATCTGATTCAAGTCAAGTGAATGATACTTCAAACAAACAAGCATCTTCATTTGCACATAGATTAGCTTCTGCTTCTAAAGCAAAACAAGATAAGTTAGCAAATGACGTTAAAGTTGCGAATAAAACAAAAGCACTTTTAGCTGAACCAGCAATAGCAAAATCATCTAATAAAAAAGTTCCTAGTTTAATTACTAAATCAACTAAGGAATTTAATAAAGATGAAAAACAAAGTAAAAATGAGCAAAATCATGCAACTGCTAAATTTGAATCAGGAGTTATCACGCATGATTCAAAATCAACTCAAAATAAAGCAAATAAAGCTAAAAATAACCAACAAAATGGCAAAAATAAAACACCAAAACAACAACAAAGAACTGAAAAAGCTAAAAGTAAAATAGATAAACGCACTTTTAATGATTAA
- a CDS encoding bifunctional 3-deoxy-7-phosphoheptulonate synthase/chorismate mutase: MSTKLEQYREEIVSINNDILDLLSKRGELAQKIGEEKIKQGTKVYDPQREKEMINDLMDRNQGPFNDNVIKQLFKEIFKASTDLQKSENEKHLYVSRKLKPEDTIVKFDNGGIIGDGNKSFVFGPCSVESQEQVDIVAKDLKAKGEKFIRGGAFKPRTSPYDFQGLGIEGLKILKNVKDKFGLNVVSEIVNPADFEVADEYLDVFQIGARNMQNFELLKEAGRTNKPILLKRGLSATIEEFTFAAEYIASQGNKNIILCERGIRTYEKATRNTLDISAVPILKQGTHLPVMVDVTHSTGRKDIMLPTAKAALAVGADGVMAEVHPDPSIALSDSGQQMDLDEFNKFYNELKPLSDLYNSKKLK, encoded by the coding sequence ATGTCAACTAAATTAGAACAATACAGAGAAGAGATCGTTTCGATTAATAATGATATTTTAGATTTACTATCTAAAAGAGGCGAATTAGCTCAAAAAATTGGCGAAGAAAAAATTAAACAGGGGACAAAAGTTTATGATCCTCAACGCGAAAAAGAAATGATTAATGATTTAATGGATCGTAATCAAGGACCTTTTAATGATAATGTAATAAAACAATTATTTAAAGAAATATTTAAGGCATCTACAGATTTACAAAAATCAGAAAATGAAAAACATTTGTATGTTTCTAGAAAACTCAAACCAGAAGACACAATTGTCAAATTTGATAACGGCGGCATCATTGGTGATGGTAACAAATCATTCGTATTTGGACCATGCTCTGTTGAATCTCAAGAACAAGTAGATATCGTTGCTAAAGACTTAAAAGCTAAAGGTGAAAAATTTATTCGTGGCGGTGCTTTTAAACCGAGAACTTCACCATATGATTTCCAAGGACTTGGTATAGAAGGATTGAAAATCTTAAAAAATGTAAAAGACAAATTTGGCTTAAATGTAGTCAGTGAAATTGTAAATCCTGCTGATTTTGAAGTAGCGGATGAATATTTGGATGTTTTCCAAATTGGTGCACGTAATATGCAAAACTTTGAACTATTAAAAGAAGCTGGGCGTACTAATAAACCAATTTTGTTAAAACGTGGATTATCAGCAACTATTGAAGAGTTTACATTCGCTGCTGAATATATTGCATCTCAAGGCAATAAAAACATTATATTATGTGAACGTGGTATTCGTACTTATGAGAAAGCAACGCGTAATACATTAGATATTTCAGCCGTACCAATATTGAAACAAGGCACACATTTGCCTGTAATGGTTGATGTTACACATAGTACAGGCAGAAAAGATATTATGCTACCAACGGCAAAAGCAGCTTTAGCTGTTGGAGCTGATGGAGTAATGGCAGAAGTACACCCTGATCCATCAATTGCCTTAAGTGATAGCGGTCAACAAATGGATTTAGATGAATTTAATAAATTCTATAATGAGTTAAAACCACTTTCAGATCTATACAATTCAAAAAAATTAAAGTAA
- the ccpA gene encoding catabolite control protein A: MTVTIYDVAREARVSMATVSRVVNGNQNVKPETRKKVNEVIKKLNYRPNAVARGLASKKTTTVGVIIPDISNIYYSQLARGIEDIATMYKYHSIISNSDNDSEKEKEIFNNLLSKQVDGIIFLGGTISDEIKDLINQSSVPVVVSGTNGKDDNIASVNIDFKEAAKEITEQLIDNGAKEFALVSGDYSKKAQDDVLSGLKEVLDKHQLKLNETVPLSGSESYKDGIRVFEELKHNLPDAILSVSDEQAIGIMHSALDAGIKVPEELQIVSFNNTRLVEMVRPKLSSVIQPLYDIGAVGMRLLTKYMNDEEIEEPNVILPHRIEYRGTTK; encoded by the coding sequence ATGACTGTAACAATTTATGATGTTGCTAGAGAAGCTCGCGTATCAATGGCAACAGTATCGAGAGTGGTTAATGGTAATCAAAATGTAAAACCAGAAACACGTAAAAAAGTTAATGAAGTAATAAAAAAATTGAATTATAGACCAAACGCTGTTGCGAGAGGGCTTGCTAGTAAAAAAACAACAACAGTAGGCGTTATTATTCCAGATATATCAAATATTTACTATTCACAATTAGCACGAGGTATTGAAGATATAGCAACAATGTATAAATATCATTCAATAATTTCTAATTCAGATAATGATTCTGAAAAGGAAAAAGAAATTTTCAATAATCTTTTAAGTAAACAAGTGGATGGCATTATCTTTTTAGGTGGTACGATTTCAGACGAAATAAAAGACTTAATCAATCAATCTTCCGTTCCTGTTGTGGTTTCTGGCACAAATGGTAAAGATGATAATATCGCTTCAGTTAATATTGATTTCAAAGAAGCAGCTAAAGAAATTACTGAACAATTAATTGATAATGGGGCTAAAGAATTTGCACTAGTAAGTGGGGATTATTCTAAAAAAGCTCAAGATGATGTATTAAGCGGATTAAAAGAAGTGCTAGATAAACATCAACTTAAACTTAATGAAACGGTTCCACTATCAGGTTCTGAAAGTTATAAAGATGGTATAAGAGTATTTGAAGAATTAAAACATAATTTACCAGATGCTATCTTATCAGTAAGTGATGAACAAGCAATTGGCATTATGCACAGTGCACTAGATGCCGGTATCAAAGTACCTGAAGAATTACAAATTGTAAGTTTTAATAATACGCGACTTGTTGAAATGGTAAGACCTAAATTATCTAGTGTTATTCAACCACTTTATGATATAGGTGCAGTAGGAATGCGTTTGCTAACTAAATATATGAATGACGAAGAAATTGAAGAACCAAACGTTATTTTGCCACATAGAATTGAATATCGTGGAACTACTAAATAA
- a CDS encoding acetoin utilization protein AcuC, translating to MQNKFKTGYVYSDELLKYRFNDNHPFNQMRLKLTTELLQAMGILTKAHMIQPRIATDDELALVHQYDYIQAIKHASHGILSTSEAQKYGLNTDDTYQFRHMHKHSARIVGGALNLADAIMDGRYQNGCHLGGGLHHALPGRANGFCIYNDVAITAKYLATKFNQRVMIIDTDAHHGDGTQWSFYTDNSIMCYSIHETGKFLFPGSGHYTERGEDLGYGYTVNLPLEPFTEHDNFLKVFEESVTSVIKAYKPDIILSVHGVDIHYLDPLTHLSCSLETLYEIPFIIQKLANQFTDGKVMMFGGGGYNIWQVVPRAWSHIFLALINEALPNGALPEKWLHKWSTYSPVKLPKHWTEDYRDYETIPRTKEISDKNNERAQLIVSWYTK from the coding sequence ATGCAAAATAAATTTAAAACAGGTTATGTATATTCAGATGAATTATTAAAATATCGTTTTAATGATAATCATCCTTTTAATCAAATGAGATTAAAATTAACTACAGAATTACTTCAAGCAATGGGGATTTTAACAAAAGCGCATATGATTCAACCGAGAATAGCGACTGATGATGAGTTAGCTCTAGTTCACCAATATGACTATATTCAAGCAATTAAACATGCGTCACATGGTATTTTAAGCACTTCAGAAGCACAAAAATATGGTCTAAATACTGATGACACCTATCAGTTCCGACATATGCATAAGCATAGTGCACGTATTGTCGGAGGTGCATTAAACTTAGCAGATGCAATCATGGATGGCAGATATCAAAACGGTTGCCATTTGGGTGGTGGCTTACATCACGCACTCCCTGGTCGTGCAAATGGATTTTGTATTTATAACGATGTCGCAATTACTGCAAAATATCTAGCTACAAAATTTAATCAACGCGTTATGATTATTGATACAGATGCACATCATGGTGATGGAACACAATGGAGTTTTTATACAGACAATTCAATCATGTGTTATTCGATTCATGAAACCGGCAAGTTTTTATTTCCTGGATCCGGACATTATACTGAACGCGGTGAAGATTTAGGCTATGGTTATACTGTGAATCTGCCATTAGAGCCATTTACAGAACACGATAATTTTTTAAAAGTGTTTGAAGAATCAGTAACAAGTGTTATTAAAGCTTATAAGCCGGATATTATTTTAAGTGTGCACGGCGTAGATATTCACTACTTAGACCCACTAACGCACTTAAGTTGTTCATTAGAAACTTTGTATGAAATACCTTTTATAATACAGAAATTAGCAAATCAATTTACTGATGGGAAAGTAATGATGTTTGGTGGCGGTGGTTATAATATTTGGCAAGTTGTTCCACGTGCATGGAGTCATATATTTTTAGCATTAATAAATGAAGCACTACCTAATGGTGCCCTTCCTGAAAAGTGGCTACATAAGTGGTCTACCTATTCACCAGTCAAATTACCTAAGCATTGGACGGAAGATTATCGTGATTATGAAACGATTCCCCGAACTAAAGAAATATCTGATAAAAATAATGAACGTGCACAGCTGATCGTTAGTTGGTATACAAAGTAA
- a CDS encoding N-acetyltransferase, translating to MKHIKTYVNKHISVDNNTFTIEGPVSYTNLKTLTFDDDLNAFRPASDQFEALLEISQLTEGRIYIVRQNQHIIGYVTYHYPDDFERWSEGNLDYLIELGAIEIHHAYRQYHLGGELISLSLSQDEFENYIVLTTEYYWHWDLKTAKLDVYEYKKMMQKLMSKGGLEVFATDDPEITSHPANCLMARIGKRITLDQQQAFDDLRYKNRFFF from the coding sequence ATGAAACATATCAAAACATATGTAAATAAACATATATCTGTGGATAATAATACGTTTACTATTGAGGGCCCTGTATCATACACAAATTTGAAAACGCTTACTTTTGATGATGACTTAAATGCATTTCGACCGGCATCCGATCAATTCGAAGCGCTTCTTGAAATAAGTCAATTAACAGAAGGACGCATTTATATTGTTAGACAAAATCAACATATCATAGGTTATGTTACCTATCATTATCCAGATGATTTTGAACGATGGTCGGAAGGTAACTTAGATTACCTTATCGAACTAGGCGCTATTGAAATACATCATGCATATCGTCAATATCATTTGGGTGGTGAACTTATTTCATTAAGTCTTTCTCAGGACGAATTTGAAAATTACATTGTTCTAACTACGGAATATTACTGGCATTGGGATTTGAAAACTGCAAAATTAGATGTTTATGAATATAAGAAAATGATGCAAAAATTGATGTCTAAAGGTGGTTTAGAAGTATTTGCCACGGATGATCCTGAAATTACAAGTCACCCTGCTAATTGTTTAATGGCTAGAATTGGTAAACGTATTACTTTAGACCAGCAACAAGCTTTTGATGACTTACGTTATAAAAATAGATTTTTCTTTTAA